In the Silene latifolia isolate original U9 population chromosome 1, ASM4854445v1, whole genome shotgun sequence genome, TATGAGCCCAGTAGAGGGTAAATCAATCTCAAGCCAACCTCGTAGAAGATCCCAACACAACTGACTAAACTTACTGTCATAGAGCAAGTGTTGGTGAGTCTCTAAATGTGTTTGACAGAAAAAGCAAGATCCATCAGCTATTATGCCAAATTTGAGTAACCTTTCTCTGGTCATGAGCCTCTCCTGAACAACCAACCAGCCAATGAAAGAGTGCTTGGGAATAATGGTTTTATTCCAAATCAGAGGGCACCAACTAATCTTAGACTGCTGACCACATAACCACTTGTATCCACTAGACACTGAGTATATACCCTTGTTGTCAATCCACTGTCCATTCAGAAAACCAGGTTTCAAAGTGTCTCTTACCTGGCAAATCTTACGCTAGGTCCAACTGGAATTAGCAGTAGGAGTGTACTCATGCCAATCCTTGCCCTTCATATAGACATGGTCAACCCATCTTATCCACATATGATCTGATTTAGCTGCCAACCACCAGGTATACTTACCAATAACAGCCTGATTCCATAGCCTAGCATTCACAATATTCAACCCCCCATATCTCTTCTCATTGCAGATCTTCTCCCATGACACATCAAGGGTTTTCAAATACTGATCAGACCCTGACCATAGGTAGTTCCTACAAATCCCCTCAATCCTATCAATAACAGTAAGGGGGATCACAAAGACTCTAGTCCAGAAGGAGTGCAACTGAGTCAACACAGCCCTAATAAGGACAAGCTTGCCTGCATAGCTTAGTTTTTTGGCCCCCCACCCCCTGATTCTTCCCACCACCTTTTCCACGAGTCTCGTGCAGTCACCAACAGCCATCCTCATGTAAGATATAGGAATACTCAGGTAACGAAAAGGGAACACACCAACTTTAAAACCAGACAAATGTAGAATATAATCCACCTCAGCAGGAGCCATACCATTAAAATAAATCTTAGATTTCTcattgttcatatcaagtcctgAAGCAGCAGAGAAGGTGGCAAAAATTCAAAGAAAAATTGTAATGGAGCCCCTGTCCCCTCTGCAAAACATCAACAGGTCGTCTGCAAAGCATAAGTGAGTAAGCTGCAAAGCCCTACAGAGTGGGTGATAGTTGAAGTCCAAACTGCTGGTGACCTCATTTAGAACACTACTCAGATACTCCATACCAATAGTAAAAAGGAGAGGTGA is a window encoding:
- the LOC141586672 gene encoding uncharacterized protein LOC141586672, with the protein product MNAFVNSYKELLGTSKGVKVVHLPTVQKGRVVSGEQGVDLIKEVTAQEIHEALKAIPANKAPGPDGYTSQFFKDAKDIIGKDVVAAVQEFFVSGKLLKQVNTTNLTLIPKKARPETVVDFRPIACCNVVYKVISKVICNGIAAVLPSIISETQSAFVKGRDNVDNILICHDLVRIYKRKSCSPRCIMKVDLKKAYDSVEGLDMNNEKSKIYFNGMAPAEVDYILHLSGFKVGVFPFRYLSIPISYMRMAVGDCTRLVEKVVGRIRGWGAKKLSYAGKLVLIRAVLTQLHSFWTRVFVIPLTVIDRIEGICRNYLWSGSDQYLKTLDVSWEKICNEKRYGGLNIVNARLWNQAVIGKYTWWLAAKSDHMWIRWVDHWIDNKGIYSVSSGYKWLCGQQSKISWCPLIWNKTIIPKHSFIGWLVVQERLMTRERLLKFGIIADGSCFFCQTHLETHQHLLYDSKFSQLCWDLLRGWLEIDLPSTGLIEWCLKWRCKYLMKKQIVYAAIVAVWYHLWHARNVCRLEAMLITPSALIMKVKQDICRRCKDRVWSLKIHKLPWEPKYD